The Corallococcus caeni genome includes a region encoding these proteins:
- a CDS encoding inorganic diphosphatase, producing the protein MSGPELAVPPLPREPEVLIECPRFSLVKRRADGSVDFVSPLPCPYNYGSIPGLLSDDGDPLDAVVLGPRLAQGQRVRVPVVAVLGFIDAGKGDPKVVCGTHPMTPAERAGLERFFRVYALFKRGLHRVRGDVPDTRFVGWLREGPEA; encoded by the coding sequence ATGAGCGGGCCGGAGCTGGCCGTGCCTCCGTTGCCGCGCGAGCCGGAGGTGCTGATTGAATGCCCGCGCTTCTCCCTGGTGAAGCGGCGCGCGGACGGCTCCGTGGACTTCGTGTCGCCGCTGCCGTGCCCGTACAACTACGGCTCCATTCCGGGGCTGCTGTCGGACGACGGGGATCCGCTGGACGCGGTGGTGCTGGGGCCTCGCCTGGCGCAGGGGCAGCGCGTGCGCGTGCCGGTGGTGGCCGTGCTGGGCTTCATCGACGCGGGGAAGGGCGACCCGAAGGTGGTGTGCGGGACGCACCCGATGACGCCCGCCGAGCGCGCGGGCCTGGAGCGCTTCTTCCGCGTCTATGCCCTGTTCAAGCGGGGCCTGCACCGCGTGCGCGGCGACGTGCCCGACACGCGCTTCGTGGGCTGGCTGCGTGAGGGGCCCGAGGCCTGA
- a CDS encoding DUF4129 domain-containing protein, whose product MAVSALELRPRGPVALMDAALRLCARDAGVWALTLPGGAAVVAALLHLLDAVDHGRSPTLPALYVTLAWFLRGVGQGAACHYVQEVLLGAKAEPSVRQSLRAALARLPSLFIAVAYLAFFNVLTLTFSLGIATLLLSAQGVGYAATMQGRGSPLKLYALGSRLLGPSRGTATAVRWLMGVQVLVFFNLHVGFNFLLYLGRQLVGIDLTFAERFASLDNPPWLVFLAATTFALFEPLRAATATLLLVDGRVRQEGLDLLAAVQQLPERSRKPGTLASKGVAAALLLATGLLLAVPAPAQAAPEAAAPVDRKAVRARLVKVATTCELPEQVEGPALRDLDALDARETVKLERFVRRLEQQAYDDEDCDSAAVTLEEGLAQVTATAEAQARADARAATDRARSILARPEFQERPEKAPSEPKEEEVPPEPGWWRRFIDKLGEWLKEFFKRHDPQPRSRETALPLSGGAAADILVVILVALTLAVLGVVLVSVLRRKRAAPGPALDVRTVDAAALADNPDHALSRPPEGWAHLADALAAKGEYREAVRNLYLALLSRLHRDGAIHYDETLSNWDYLRAFRGRPEVKAPFRELTRRFDFAWYGNVPVGPDGYTEFRAITAPLLAAPPVQEAAGA is encoded by the coding sequence ATGGCCGTCTCCGCATTGGAATTGCGCCCCCGGGGTCCGGTGGCCTTGATGGACGCGGCGCTGCGGCTGTGCGCGCGCGACGCGGGCGTCTGGGCGCTCACGCTGCCCGGTGGCGCCGCGGTGGTGGCCGCGCTGCTGCACCTCTTGGACGCCGTGGACCATGGGCGCTCCCCCACCCTGCCCGCGCTGTACGTCACGCTCGCGTGGTTCCTCCGGGGCGTGGGCCAGGGCGCGGCGTGCCACTACGTGCAGGAGGTGCTGCTGGGCGCGAAGGCGGAGCCGTCCGTGCGGCAGTCGCTGCGCGCGGCGCTGGCGCGGCTGCCCAGCCTGTTCATCGCCGTGGCGTACCTGGCGTTCTTCAACGTGCTGACGCTGACGTTCTCGCTGGGCATCGCGACGCTGCTGCTCTCCGCGCAGGGCGTGGGCTACGCGGCGACGATGCAGGGCCGGGGCAGCCCGCTGAAGCTGTACGCCCTGGGCTCGCGGCTGCTGGGCCCGTCGCGGGGAACGGCGACCGCGGTGCGCTGGCTGATGGGCGTGCAGGTGCTGGTGTTCTTCAACCTGCACGTGGGGTTCAACTTCCTGCTGTACCTCGGGCGGCAGCTGGTGGGCATCGACCTGACGTTCGCGGAGCGGTTCGCGTCGCTGGACAACCCGCCGTGGCTCGTGTTCCTGGCCGCGACGACGTTCGCCCTCTTCGAGCCCCTGCGCGCGGCGACCGCCACGCTGCTGCTGGTGGACGGACGCGTACGGCAGGAGGGGCTGGACCTGCTGGCCGCCGTGCAGCAACTGCCGGAGCGGAGCAGGAAGCCCGGCACGCTGGCGTCGAAGGGCGTCGCCGCCGCGCTGCTCCTCGCCACGGGCCTGCTCCTCGCCGTGCCCGCTCCGGCGCAAGCGGCTCCGGAAGCAGCCGCGCCGGTGGACCGCAAGGCCGTGCGCGCCCGGCTGGTGAAGGTCGCGACGACGTGCGAGCTGCCCGAGCAGGTGGAGGGCCCGGCGCTCCGGGACCTCGATGCGCTGGACGCGCGTGAGACGGTCAAGCTGGAGCGCTTCGTGCGCCGCCTGGAGCAGCAGGCCTACGACGACGAGGACTGCGACAGCGCGGCGGTGACGCTGGAGGAAGGGCTCGCGCAGGTGACGGCCACGGCCGAGGCCCAGGCGCGCGCGGACGCCCGGGCGGCGACGGACCGGGCGCGGTCCATCCTCGCGCGGCCGGAGTTCCAGGAACGTCCGGAGAAGGCCCCGTCCGAACCCAAGGAGGAGGAGGTCCCTCCGGAGCCCGGCTGGTGGCGCCGCTTCATCGACAAGCTGGGCGAGTGGCTGAAGGAGTTCTTCAAGCGCCACGACCCGCAGCCCAGGTCGCGTGAGACGGCCCTGCCCCTGAGCGGCGGCGCGGCGGCCGACATCCTCGTCGTCATCCTGGTCGCGCTGACGCTGGCGGTGCTGGGGGTGGTGCTCGTCAGCGTGCTGCGGCGCAAGCGTGCGGCCCCGGGTCCGGCGCTGGACGTGCGCACCGTGGACGCCGCGGCGCTCGCGGACAACCCGGACCACGCGTTGTCCCGTCCGCCGGAAGGCTGGGCGCACCTGGCCGACGCGCTGGCCGCGAAGGGCGAGTACCGCGAGGCGGTGCGCAACCTCTACCTCGCGCTCCTGTCGCGCCTGCACCGCGACGGCGCCATCCACTACGACGAGACCCTCTCCAACTGGGACTACCTGCGCGCGTTCCGGGGCCGCCCCGAGGTGAAGGCCCCGTTCCGGGAGCTGACGCGCCGCTTCGACTTCGCGTGGTACGGCAACGTGCCCGTGGGCCCGGACGGCTACACCGAGTTCCGTGCCATCACCGCCCCGCTGCTCGCCGCGCCGCCCGTGCAGGAGGCCGCCGGTGCGTGA
- a CDS encoding GNAT family N-acetyltransferase, whose translation MARTAFQTADFTAEPVDDSETHVVQPLLDRCEDYHQIAYGRPALPDQARNIPSERPPGLAPGQGQLLALRDAHGVLAGMIEALRDFPARGEWYIGLLLLAPEARGQGRGEAVLSAYEGHVRANGGRLLRVAVVEDNTVGRRFWTRVGFQPEQWVGPIEQGLKHNRVLKMTKALG comes from the coding sequence ATGGCCCGGACCGCATTCCAGACGGCGGACTTCACGGCGGAGCCCGTCGACGACAGCGAGACACACGTCGTGCAACCGCTCCTCGACCGCTGCGAGGACTACCACCAGATCGCCTACGGCCGCCCCGCGCTCCCGGATCAGGCCCGGAACATCCCCAGCGAACGGCCTCCGGGGCTCGCCCCCGGCCAGGGCCAGCTCCTCGCGCTTCGCGACGCGCACGGCGTCCTCGCGGGGATGATTGAAGCCTTGCGCGACTTCCCGGCCCGGGGTGAGTGGTACATCGGCCTGCTGCTCCTCGCGCCCGAAGCCCGAGGCCAGGGCCGGGGCGAGGCCGTGCTGAGCGCCTACGAAGGCCACGTGCGCGCGAACGGCGGCCGGCTGCTGCGCGTGGCGGTGGTGGAGGACAACACGGTCGGGCGCCGCTTCTGGACGCGCGTGGGCTTCCAGCCGGAGCAATGGGTGGGCCCCATCGAGCAGGGGCTGAAGCACAACCGGGTCCTGAAGATGACCAAGGCCCTCGGCTGA
- a CDS encoding AAA family ATPase translates to MNAPPFSPPPFPDSGNAVRSANAIREGVLAEVRKAVVGQDEPLELMLCGLVAGGHILLEGVPGVAKTLMAKALSRSVGADFKRIQFTPDLMPADILGTSVFDLKSQAFVLARGPIFTDLLLADEINRAPAKTQSALLEAMQERAVSLEGKNLQLSPMFTVFATQNPVESEGTYPLPEAQLDRFLLKIDVGYPAPEEEDAILESVHRGFDSGDLARAGVNAAVTKDGLLEARAALSAVNVEQPVLGYIRKLVAATRSSPNIRLGAGPRAGVHLLLASKALAALRGRDFVTPDDVRFLVGPVLRHRLLLSPDAELDGATPTEVLREVVQGVEVPR, encoded by the coding sequence ATGAACGCCCCGCCCTTCTCCCCTCCTCCCTTCCCGGACAGCGGCAACGCCGTGCGGTCCGCGAACGCCATCCGCGAGGGCGTCCTCGCGGAGGTGCGCAAGGCCGTGGTCGGGCAGGACGAACCGCTGGAGCTGATGCTCTGCGGGCTCGTGGCCGGCGGACACATCCTCCTGGAGGGCGTGCCCGGCGTGGCCAAGACGCTGATGGCCAAGGCGCTGTCGCGCAGCGTGGGCGCGGACTTCAAGCGCATCCAGTTCACGCCGGACCTGATGCCCGCGGACATCCTGGGCACCAGCGTCTTCGACTTGAAGTCACAGGCCTTCGTGCTCGCGCGAGGCCCCATCTTCACGGACCTGCTGCTCGCGGACGAAATCAACCGCGCCCCGGCGAAGACGCAGTCCGCGCTGCTGGAGGCGATGCAGGAGCGCGCCGTGTCGCTGGAGGGCAAGAACCTCCAGCTGTCACCCATGTTCACGGTGTTCGCCACGCAGAACCCGGTGGAGTCCGAGGGCACGTACCCGCTCCCCGAGGCGCAGCTGGACCGCTTCCTCCTGAAGATCGACGTGGGCTACCCCGCGCCGGAGGAGGAGGACGCCATCCTGGAGTCCGTGCACCGGGGCTTCGACTCGGGCGACCTGGCGCGAGCCGGAGTGAACGCGGCGGTGACGAAGGACGGGCTGCTGGAGGCGCGCGCGGCGCTCAGCGCGGTGAACGTGGAGCAACCGGTACTGGGTTACATCCGCAAGCTGGTGGCGGCGACGCGAAGCTCGCCCAACATCCGCCTGGGCGCGGGGCCGCGCGCGGGCGTGCACCTGCTGCTCGCGTCCAAGGCGCTGGCGGCGCTGCGGGGCCGCGACTTCGTGACCCCGGACGACGTGCGATTCCTCGTGGGCCCGGTGCTGCGCCACCGGCTGCTCCTGTCGCCGGACGCGGAGCTGGACGGGGCCACGCCCACGGAAGTGCTGCGCGAGGTGGTCCAGGGCGTCGAGGTCCCCCGGTGA
- a CDS encoding DUF58 domain-containing protein, whose translation MIPSERLWGLLALLALPMALAGFFPGLGGAVLALDALAVALAAFDFLQARRVRLEVERTLPERLNVGVANRVELRLVHRGGGTVEVRVKDDAPPSFATEPSEATLRLTPDSQTQWVYRATPAKRGKFSFGAVHVRVRGPLGLMSHERAFPAERSVSVYPDLRGARRLLLSGAALDLVNLGLRQLRRDGRGSEFARLRDYAQGDSVRDVDWKATARRGRPVTRVLESERSQALLICVDAGRSMAAQVDGLTKLDHAVNAALFLAFVAIRNGDRVGLALFADGVKAYLPPAAGRGQYRKLVDTLYSTTPSLTYVDYLALFKELNVRLNRRSLLCVFTDFLDEEQANTLVAPLHRLARRHVPLCLSVKDTALQKLLRTPPSGPEEAFQHAVASELLTDREVLKARVSRGGVQMLDVAPDELSLAAVNRYLDIKARGVL comes from the coding sequence GTGATTCCCTCCGAGCGCCTGTGGGGGCTGCTCGCCCTGCTCGCGCTGCCCATGGCGCTGGCGGGCTTCTTCCCGGGCCTGGGCGGCGCGGTGCTGGCGCTGGACGCGCTGGCCGTGGCCCTGGCCGCGTTCGACTTCCTCCAGGCCCGCCGCGTGCGCCTGGAGGTGGAGCGCACGCTGCCGGAGCGCCTCAACGTCGGCGTGGCGAACCGCGTCGAGCTGCGGCTGGTGCACCGGGGAGGCGGCACGGTGGAGGTGCGCGTGAAGGACGACGCGCCTCCGTCCTTCGCCACGGAGCCCTCGGAGGCCACGCTGCGCCTCACGCCGGACAGCCAGACGCAGTGGGTGTACCGGGCCACGCCCGCGAAGCGCGGCAAGTTCAGCTTCGGCGCCGTGCACGTGCGCGTGCGCGGCCCGCTGGGGCTCATGTCGCACGAGCGCGCCTTCCCTGCCGAGCGCTCGGTGTCCGTGTACCCGGACCTGCGAGGCGCCCGGAGGCTGCTGCTCTCGGGCGCGGCGCTGGACCTGGTGAACCTGGGCCTGAGGCAGCTGCGGCGCGACGGCCGGGGCAGCGAGTTCGCGCGCCTGCGCGACTACGCCCAGGGCGACAGCGTGCGCGACGTGGACTGGAAGGCCACCGCGCGCCGGGGCCGTCCGGTGACGCGCGTGCTGGAGTCGGAGCGTTCCCAGGCGCTGCTCATCTGCGTGGACGCGGGGCGCTCCATGGCGGCGCAGGTGGACGGCCTCACCAAGCTGGATCACGCGGTGAACGCGGCGCTGTTCCTCGCCTTCGTGGCCATCCGCAACGGGGACCGGGTGGGACTGGCCCTCTTCGCGGACGGCGTGAAGGCCTACCTGCCGCCCGCCGCGGGCCGGGGCCAGTACCGCAAGCTGGTGGACACGCTCTACTCCACGACGCCCAGCCTCACGTACGTGGACTACCTGGCGCTCTTCAAGGAGCTGAACGTGCGCCTCAACCGGCGCAGCCTGCTGTGCGTCTTCACGGACTTCCTCGACGAGGAGCAGGCCAACACGCTGGTGGCTCCACTGCACCGCCTGGCCCGCCGCCACGTCCCGCTGTGCCTGTCCGTGAAGGACACGGCACTCCAGAAGCTGCTGCGCACGCCGCCGTCAGGCCCGGAGGAAGCGTTCCAGCACGCGGTGGCGTCGGAGCTGCTCACGGACCGCGAGGTGCTCAAGGCCCGCGTGAGCCGGGGCGGCGTGCAGATGCTGGACGTGGCGCCGGACGAGCTGAGCCTCGCGGCGGTGAACCGATACCTCGACATCAAGGCGCGCGGCGTCCTGTAG
- a CDS encoding bifunctional metallophosphatase/5'-nucleotidase: MNPNPLSLRPFRRPSRQLTLSSGALVLALGALAGCEKTPPPAPATPPPAAEPAKPAVPNEVTVLVTGSARGQLLPVEGKGGAAELMGRWVTDEKHCAGPLKDGQATCPDAGTLALTTGDLWTGPAISSFFLGAPTAEVMGHMGYAASALGNHELSYAKDSFLKNRAAGGFPFLAANLKVTDASLAKDLSMPAFQVYERRGLKIAVVGLTSQKTVRTAMSGRAEGLEVTPNEDALNTAVPEARKAGADVVVIVADQCPTDLQPVLAKHADWKVSLVAGGRCGTEAPGVKTEGDTTYASLGRGFESYLRAQFKFDPAKPAGQKVTGVDTKVVQVSGGTPDAETAKRIAEWQAKVDQALGRKIGFTKTGIPQDSPLMAKWVAGAVRTQLNTDGAILNKGGIRGGLAKGDVTLGSVYSALPFENSLLTVKLKGEDLAKQLANPDALVAGFTPAGKGKFKDAKGKPLDPQKEYTVATVEYLYFGGDGFDFEKLDSDPAETGMAWQTPVVEWTEAQGSTEAKPLEKLIK, encoded by the coding sequence GTGAACCCGAACCCTCTCTCGCTGCGTCCCTTCCGTCGTCCTTCCCGCCAGCTCACGCTGTCGTCCGGCGCGCTGGTCCTCGCCCTGGGAGCCCTCGCGGGTTGTGAGAAGACTCCCCCGCCGGCCCCGGCCACGCCGCCTCCCGCGGCCGAGCCCGCGAAGCCCGCCGTGCCCAACGAGGTGACGGTGCTCGTCACCGGCAGCGCCCGTGGCCAGCTCCTGCCCGTCGAGGGCAAGGGTGGCGCCGCGGAGCTGATGGGCCGCTGGGTGACTGATGAAAAGCACTGTGCCGGTCCGCTGAAGGACGGCCAGGCGACCTGTCCGGATGCCGGCACGCTCGCCCTGACGACGGGCGACCTGTGGACGGGCCCGGCCATCTCCTCCTTCTTCCTGGGGGCTCCGACGGCCGAAGTGATGGGGCACATGGGCTATGCGGCCTCCGCGCTGGGCAACCACGAGCTGTCGTACGCCAAGGATTCCTTCCTGAAGAACCGCGCGGCCGGGGGCTTCCCCTTCCTGGCGGCGAACCTGAAGGTGACGGACGCGTCGCTGGCGAAGGACCTGTCCATGCCCGCGTTCCAGGTCTACGAACGCCGGGGCCTGAAGATTGCGGTGGTGGGCCTCACGTCGCAGAAGACCGTTCGCACGGCGATGTCCGGCCGCGCGGAGGGCCTGGAGGTCACCCCCAACGAGGACGCGCTCAACACCGCGGTCCCCGAGGCGCGCAAGGCGGGCGCGGACGTCGTCGTCATCGTCGCGGACCAGTGCCCCACGGACCTGCAGCCGGTGCTGGCGAAGCACGCGGACTGGAAGGTGTCGCTCGTGGCCGGCGGCCGCTGCGGCACGGAGGCCCCTGGCGTGAAGACGGAAGGTGACACCACCTACGCGTCGCTGGGCCGCGGCTTCGAGTCGTACCTGCGCGCGCAGTTCAAGTTCGACCCGGCGAAGCCCGCGGGCCAGAAGGTGACCGGCGTGGACACGAAGGTCGTCCAGGTGTCCGGTGGCACGCCGGACGCGGAGACGGCGAAGCGCATCGCGGAGTGGCAGGCGAAGGTGGACCAGGCGCTCGGCCGGAAGATCGGCTTCACCAAGACGGGCATCCCGCAGGACTCGCCGCTGATGGCGAAGTGGGTGGCGGGCGCGGTGCGCACGCAGCTGAACACCGACGGGGCCATCCTCAACAAGGGCGGCATCCGGGGCGGCCTGGCCAAGGGTGACGTGACGCTGGGCAGCGTGTACTCGGCCCTTCCGTTCGAGAACTCGCTGCTCACCGTGAAGCTCAAGGGCGAGGACCTGGCGAAGCAGCTGGCGAACCCGGACGCGCTCGTCGCCGGCTTCACCCCGGCGGGCAAGGGCAAGTTCAAGGACGCCAAGGGCAAGCCGCTGGATCCGCAGAAGGAGTACACGGTGGCCACCGTGGAGTACCTGTACTTCGGCGGTGACGGCTTCGACTTCGAGAAGCTGGACAGCGACCCGGCGGAGACGGGCATGGCGTGGCAGACGCCCGTCGTCGAGTGGACCGAGGCCCAGGGCTCCACCGAGGCGAAGCCGCTCGAGAAGCTCATCAAGTAG
- a CDS encoding DUF4350 domain-containing protein, translating into MRDRFPLLVLGSLLLAGVLGTFLVRGAQRGGFADPLSTFRAEPDGARALYLLAQESGLPVTRNMADLRLLSGHEALVLLAVEVQDSHEEDPDQTRLASDPDAGTHGEDAPHQGFNALRAQQLDDDEVERVLAHVRAGASLVYVPWGSRENALLDALGVKLDKADVTLPMRTLVPPLPTPYTLGVERVEAKVQAYLRLPEGAVTVLEDERLGFPVAAVVPAGKGRVLVVGAPELAMNPALARADNAQFWLSALGAMGPGPYAFDEFHHGFTNERSIVDFARRYGLHFAVAQLLLGVVLWAGALKRFGRPLPPPESMRVGATDALFAMSRLYREGQHHAFAAGLISRGLTQQLAPLAGLPSHSTADAVAQGLRSRGRQDLAEGLLDVNRQSAAVQKDADLQALATSAAHLRERIHPAGTGRPRPGTP; encoded by the coding sequence GTGCGTGACCGTTTCCCGTTGCTCGTGCTGGGGAGCCTGCTGCTCGCGGGCGTGCTCGGGACGTTCCTGGTGCGCGGCGCCCAGCGCGGCGGCTTCGCGGATCCACTGTCCACCTTCCGCGCGGAGCCGGACGGCGCGCGCGCCCTGTACCTGCTCGCGCAGGAGAGCGGCCTGCCGGTGACACGCAACATGGCGGACCTGCGCCTGCTCTCCGGCCATGAGGCGCTGGTGCTGCTCGCCGTGGAGGTCCAGGACTCGCACGAGGAGGATCCGGATCAGACGCGGCTCGCCTCGGATCCGGACGCGGGGACCCACGGCGAGGACGCGCCGCACCAGGGCTTCAACGCGCTGCGGGCGCAGCAACTGGACGACGACGAGGTCGAACGCGTCCTGGCCCATGTCCGCGCCGGGGCGTCGCTCGTGTACGTGCCCTGGGGCTCGCGGGAGAACGCGCTCCTGGATGCGCTGGGCGTGAAGCTGGACAAGGCGGACGTGACGCTGCCCATGCGCACGCTGGTGCCCCCGCTGCCCACGCCGTACACGCTGGGCGTCGAGCGCGTGGAGGCGAAGGTCCAGGCCTACCTCCGGCTCCCGGAGGGCGCGGTCACCGTGCTGGAGGATGAACGCCTGGGCTTCCCCGTGGCGGCGGTGGTCCCCGCGGGCAAGGGCCGGGTGCTGGTGGTGGGCGCCCCCGAGCTCGCGATGAACCCGGCGCTCGCGCGCGCGGACAACGCGCAGTTCTGGCTGAGCGCCCTGGGCGCCATGGGCCCCGGCCCCTACGCCTTCGACGAGTTCCACCACGGCTTCACCAACGAGCGCTCCATCGTGGACTTCGCGCGCCGCTACGGCCTGCACTTCGCCGTCGCGCAGCTGCTCCTGGGCGTCGTGCTGTGGGCGGGCGCGCTGAAGCGCTTCGGCCGTCCGCTGCCTCCGCCCGAGTCCATGCGCGTGGGCGCCACGGACGCCCTCTTCGCCATGAGCCGCCTGTACCGCGAGGGCCAGCACCACGCCTTCGCCGCGGGCCTCATCTCGCGCGGCCTCACGCAGCAGCTGGCGCCGCTCGCGGGCCTGCCCTCGCACTCCACCGCCGACGCCGTCGCGCAAGGGCTGCGGTCGCGCGGACGCCAGGACCTGGCGGAAGGGCTGCTCGACGTGAATCGCCAATCCGCCGCCGTCCAGAAGGACGCCGACCTCCAGGCCCTCGCCACCTCCGCCGCGCACCTGCGCGAGCGCATCCACCCCGCCGGCACCGGCCGGCCCCGCCCCGGAACCCCATGA
- a CDS encoding stage II sporulation protein M, producing MEMAEFIETRRPRWQQLESLLDKSEGEGLRRLSLDEARSLGKLYRAVSSDLLWVRARSGSADVSAYLNDLVGRAYALTYPGSRPRFADVWAFVARGFPALLHHEWRMYVASVLLFLAGAGFGYVGMVVDPDAAHYLVPEQHLSMDPVKRAADEAAGKGMSVEEQAQFTTFLFTHNIQVAFLAFALGITLGLGTAVMLFTNGLFLGALAQVYAAKGMAGWFWAWILPHGIPEISAICIAGAAGLVIARGMVAPGGLSRGQALRKEAVTAVKLLFGTLVLFVLAGFIEGTVSQIHPPKLSVAFKVTFALTVGTGVYAYLLSDWMRGRRDRARATAELAG from the coding sequence ATGGAGATGGCGGAGTTCATCGAGACGCGGCGGCCGCGCTGGCAGCAGCTGGAGTCGCTGCTGGACAAGTCCGAGGGCGAGGGGCTGCGCAGGCTGAGCCTGGACGAGGCCCGCTCGCTGGGGAAGCTGTACCGCGCCGTCTCCAGCGACCTCTTGTGGGTGCGCGCGCGCAGCGGATCCGCGGACGTGAGCGCGTACCTCAACGACCTGGTGGGCCGCGCGTACGCGCTGACGTACCCGGGCAGCCGGCCCCGGTTCGCGGACGTGTGGGCCTTCGTCGCGCGCGGCTTCCCGGCGCTGCTGCACCACGAGTGGCGGATGTACGTGGCGTCGGTGCTGCTGTTCCTGGCGGGCGCGGGCTTCGGCTACGTGGGCATGGTGGTGGATCCGGACGCGGCGCACTACCTGGTGCCCGAGCAGCACCTGAGCATGGACCCCGTGAAGCGCGCCGCCGACGAGGCCGCGGGCAAGGGCATGTCCGTGGAGGAGCAGGCGCAGTTCACGACGTTCCTCTTCACGCACAACATCCAGGTGGCCTTCCTGGCGTTCGCGCTGGGCATCACGCTGGGGCTGGGCACGGCGGTGATGCTGTTCACCAACGGCCTGTTCCTGGGGGCGCTCGCGCAGGTGTACGCGGCGAAGGGGATGGCCGGGTGGTTCTGGGCGTGGATATTGCCGCACGGCATCCCGGAGATTTCCGCCATCTGCATCGCGGGCGCGGCGGGGCTCGTCATTGCGCGGGGCATGGTGGCGCCGGGCGGGCTGTCGCGCGGGCAGGCGCTGCGCAAGGAGGCGGTGACGGCGGTGAAGCTGCTGTTCGGCACGCTGGTGCTGTTCGTGCTCGCGGGCTTCATCGAGGGCACGGTGTCGCAGATCCACCCGCCGAAGCTGTCGGTGGCCTTCAAGGTCACCTTCGCGCTGACGGTGGGGACGGGCGTCTACGCGTACCTGCTGTCGGACTGGATGCGCGGCCGGCGGGACAGGGCGCGGGCGACGGCGGAGCTGGCGGGATGA